A stretch of the Erpetoichthys calabaricus chromosome 3, fErpCal1.3, whole genome shotgun sequence genome encodes the following:
- the LOC114647946 gene encoding protein phosphatase 1 regulatory subunit 15B, with translation METNGLYTKQRVTSFMRSEEQENSWIGTLTALVTRPSLLLQRYFPTWTGVGSVCDFRKAVPGQDRSPPLSLVHCQHGDDLLSESTSLGWFNAQALQEVGLMDLESTLVDGCCMKKVNHSQNPPDGQQIKREPAAACGYVSAVRKSLNQEWLHMASVMSAQSSQLMTPNLPVAVSKTCVGHSPLESSAKWSWWASLWGWTDYGKPDPDEAQNRDERHLLQSLANDSHNQLLCGENTGCLSHNRQADNSSTEAALPQGFCPEKPQLDQTLVCRIAASSEVFLLTPDQDNGYSSLEEEHSAGKLAKMDPCTRAEVVIHPCCTQLTDLPDEFSVFGSDKENLVNEAVTFHPAEETAQCVTPADTLPSVSKPQCQNKMISYIIGGYCSSESSSEDSDVACSEEDDDGFDSDSSSVFSDSDEENSPERENLLGFFSQSSDPYNLQNFTATIQSAKPSNPSEEQENSNTDEGSEEESSLGSSSSEEEEDEEKEETDSEDDQSSCDEEENLKLWNYFSCGKDPYSPFNFQGPIRTKKARQNQTPLSSCQAANMQSLICHNLMKGPLDSYSLETPSHEEDRLDSGFYEAICSMEEEKEGLVFVKRKKVTFSVEVEEFYTSCDEDRHGPWEELARDRCRFLRRIQETEDSIGYCLSAAHRELVLQRLLSK, from the exons ATGGAAACTAACGGCCTGTACACGAAGCAGCGCGTCACGTCCTTCATGCGGTCTGAAGAGCAGGAAAACTCGTGGATTGGGACGCTGACCGCCCTCGTTACTAGGCCCAGCCTGCTACTTCAGCGCTACTTTCCAACCTGGACAGGTGTCGGCAGCGTCTGTGACTTCCGAAAAGCGGTCCCGGGGCAGGATCGCAGCCCACCGCTGTCTTTGGTGCACTGTCAGCATGGAGATGATTTACTCTCCGAAAGCACATCTCTAGGCTGGTTTAACGCACAGGCCTTGCAGGAGGTGGGGTTGATGGACTTGGAGTCGACACTTGTGGACGGGTGTTGCATGAAAAAGGTAAACCACAGCCAGAATCCGCCAGACGGACAGCAAATTAAACGAGAGCCGGCAGCCGCGTGTGGTTATGTATCCGCCGTACGGAAATCTTTAAACCAGGAGTGGTTACATATGGCGTCTGTCATGTCTGCTCAGAGTAGCCAGTTGATGACACCAAACTTGCCGGTTGCTGTTAGTAAGACTTGTGTTGGGCATTCGCCTTTGGAGTCCAGTGCAAAATGGAGCTGGTGGGCCAGTTTGTGGGGTTGGACTGATTATGGCAAACCAGATCCAGATGAAGCCCAAAATCGAGATGAACGACACCTGTTGCAGTCTCTTGCAAACGATTCCCACAACCAGCTTTTGTGTGGAGAAAATACGGGATGCTTGTCACATAATAGACAGGCAGACAATAGCAGCACCGAAGCGGCCTTACCACAAGGGTTTTGTCCTGAAAAGCCTCAGCTGGACCAGACGCTGGTCTGCCGTATCGCGGCAAGCAGCGAGGTGTTTCTCCTTACCCCCGATCAGGATAATGGGTACTCGAGTCTGGAGGAAGAACATTCTGCAGGTAAACTTGCCAAAATGGACCCTTGCACCAGAGCAGAAGTAGTTATACATCCTTGTTGCACACAGCTTACTGACCTCCCTGATGAATTTTCTGTCTTTGGTTCGGATAAGGAGAACTTGGTAAATGAAGCTGTAACCTTTCATCCTGCTGAGGAAACGGCACAATGTGTCACACCTGCAGATACTCTGCCCTCCGTTTCCAAACCCCAGTGTCAGAATAAAATGATCTCTTATATTATTGGGGGCTACTGCAGTAGTGAAAGCTCTAGTGAGGATTCAGATGTGGCTTGCAGTGAGGAGGATGATGATGGTTTTGACAGTGATAGCTCATCTGTATTTTCAGATTCAGATGAAGAGAATTCACCAGAACGAGAGAACCTACTGGGCTTCTTTTCTCAAAGCTCAGATCCCTATAATCTCCAAAATTTCACTGCAACTATCCAGAGTGCCAAACCCAGTAATCCAAGTGAGGAACAAGAAAATTCAAATACAGATGAGGGTTCAGAGGAAGAGAGTTCTCTAGGTTCATCCTCttcagaggaagaggaggatgaaGAGAAAGAGGAAACAGATTCTGAGGATGACCAGAGCAGTTGTGATGAGGAAGAAAATCTCAAGCTCTGGAATTACTTCTCTTGTGGCAAGGACCCTTATAGCCCCTTTAATTTTCAAGGTCCTATAAGAACTAAAAAGGCTAGGCAAAACCAGACTCCTCTGTCTAGCTGCCAAGCAGCAAACATGCAAAGCCTAATTTGCCATAATTTAATGAAAGGACCTTTGGACAGCTACTCCTTAGAAACCCCCTCCCATGAGGAGGATCGCTTGGACAGTGGCTTCTATGAGGCTATCTGCAgcatggaggaagaaaaagaaggtctAGTATTTGTCAAGAGGAAGAAG GTAACGTTTTCTGTTGAGGTAGAGGAGTTCTACACAAGTTGTGATGAAGATCGTCACGGCCCTTGGGAAGAGCTGGCACGGGATAGGTGCAGATTTCTTCGTCGAATACAAGAAACTGAAGACTCAATTGGGTACTGCCTATCAGCTGCCCACCGTGAACTTGTGCTTCAAAGactgctttcaaaataa